From the Quercus lobata isolate SW786 chromosome 6, ValleyOak3.0 Primary Assembly, whole genome shotgun sequence genome, one window contains:
- the LOC115950195 gene encoding uncharacterized protein LOC115950195 gives MSVARLSAEDSNSESKRAKVSIQPVLSFSDEDKVGTIQPHDDALVITLRIGGYDVKRVMVDQGSGVEIMYPDLYKGLNLRPENLIAYDSPLVSFDGKVVIPRGQIRLPVQASSKVVKVDFIMMNAYSPYTAIVARPWLHSEGSD, from the coding sequence ATGTCTGTCGCTCGGCTGTCCGCCGAGGACTCAAATTCTGAGTCAAAGAGGGCTAAAGTGAGTATCCAACCGGTATTAAGCTTTTCGGATGAAGATaaggttggaaccatacagccccatgatgatgctttgGTGATCACGCTAAGGATTGGGGGGTATgacgtgaagagggtgatggtgGACCAAGGCAGTGGTGTTGAGATTATGTACCCCGacttgtacaaggggctgaatTTGAGACCCGAAAACTTAATAGCCTACGATTCTcctttggtgagttttgatGGGAAAGTTGTCATTCCGAGGGGTCAGATTAGACTACCCGTGCAGGCTAGTTCAAAAGTGGTGAAGGTGGACTTCATCATGATGAATGCTTATTCCCCCTACACGGCCATTGTGGCTAGACCCTGGCTTCATTCCGAGGGGTCAGATTAA
- the LOC115950727 gene encoding very-long-chain (3R)-3-hydroxyacyl-CoA dehydratase PASTICCINO 2A yields MAGFLSLLRRIYLSVYNWTVFVGWFQVLYLAVKTVRESGHQHVYSAVERPLQLAQTAAILEIFHSLVGLVRSPVSATLPQIASRLYLTWFILWSFPQTQTHILVTSLVISWSITEIIRYSFFGLKEALGFAPSWLLWLRYSTFLLLYPTGITSEVGLIYVALPFIKESEKYCIRMPNKWNFSFDFFYAAILVLGIYVPGSPHLYGYMLGQRKKALSKSKKE; encoded by the exons atgGCGGGTTTTTTGTCTCTCCTCCGGCGCATTTACCTCTCTGTCTACAATTGGACCGTCTTCGTTGGATG GTTTCAAGTATTGTACCTTGCTGTGAAGACAGTGAGAGAGTCAGGGCATCAACACGTCTACTCTGCCGTTGAAAGACCCCTTCAGCTTGCTCAAACCGCCGCCATCTTGGAG ATTTTTCATAGTCTAGTAg gTCTGGTGAGATCTCCAGTATCAGCAACATTGCCACAGATAGCTTCAAGGTTGTATTTGACTTGGTTCATCTTGTGGAGTTTCCCTCAG ACTCAGACTCACATACTTGTGACCTCCCTAGTCATCAGCTGGTCCATCACGGAG ATTATTCGGTATTCTTTCTTTGGGCTGAAGGAGGCGCTTGGTTTTGCACCTTCATGGCTCTTGTGGCTCAG GTATAGCacctttttgttgttgtatccAACTGGCATCACTAGTGAAGTCGGTCTAATATATGTTGCCCTGCCATTCATCAAG GAATCTGAAAAGTATTGTATAAGGATGCCAAACAAATGGAACTTCTCTTTTGATTTCTTCTATGCTGCAATTCTTGTGCTTGGAATCTATGTACCAG GCAGTCCTCACTTGTATGGGTATATGCTTGGACAAAGGAAGAAAGCTCTCTCAAAGTCCAAGAAGGAGTAG